From a region of the Streptomyces sp. NBC_01454 genome:
- a CDS encoding ABC transporter ATP-binding protein, producing MTAGEPTGLRVEGLRHRRGARVLLDGVDLRIGPGDSVAVTGPDGAATSALLHCLLGLVTPDAGSVRAGGRELTGATAGQRARARRQHMGTVFPYDEPLPELTPVENVALPLLLDGGEHGDAYRRAAALLNELGVPQEETPAGLLTHGERRRTAVARALITGPDVLLADEPTAGLDPPDAHAVAELLFAAVRERGGALLVVTRDPSVAARAGRTLRLDAGMLTHDTAGVGA from the coding sequence GTGACAGCCGGAGAACCGACCGGTCTGCGGGTGGAGGGGCTGCGCCACCGCCGCGGTGCCCGCGTACTGCTGGACGGTGTCGACCTGCGGATCGGGCCGGGCGACTCGGTGGCCGTCACCGGACCGGACGGCGCCGCGACATCGGCGCTGCTGCACTGCCTCCTCGGGCTGGTCACGCCGGATGCCGGCAGCGTCCGGGCCGGCGGCCGGGAGCTGACCGGAGCGACGGCGGGACAGCGGGCCCGGGCACGCCGGCAGCACATGGGGACGGTCTTCCCGTACGACGAGCCGCTGCCCGAACTCACCCCGGTGGAGAACGTGGCGCTGCCCCTCCTCCTGGACGGCGGTGAGCACGGGGACGCGTACCGGCGGGCGGCGGCACTCCTGAACGAGCTGGGGGTCCCCCAGGAGGAGACCCCGGCCGGGCTGCTCACCCACGGCGAGCGCCGGCGCACCGCCGTCGCCCGGGCCCTGATCACCGGCCCGGACGTCCTCCTCGCCGACGAGCCGACCGCCGGGCTCGATCCACCGGACGCCCACGCCGTGGCCGAGCTGCTGTTCGCGGCGGTCCGGGAGCGCGGCGGTGCCCTGCTGGTCGTCACCCGCGACCCGTCGGTGGCCGCGCGGGCCGGCCGGACGCTGCGGCTCGACGCCGGCATGCTGACGCACGACACGGCGGGGGTGGGGGCATGA
- a CDS encoding LysR family transcriptional regulator yields MELEVRHLRALCAIADTGSVRKAARQLGMTQPSLTTQLHRIEKALGGQLFFREPTGSRPTPLGHSVLCRARPIVAEMRALIDEVASASHHERGARLHIGSTNSPAVAGWLRRLRVRLPETDTTIRADVSANALLHMVATGQLDAAFVHEVEGAPLRVPDGLTERELVAREPQFIALAESHPAAASSVVRVADLADDQWMVDPTVDGEWAGLRRIWGAAGISPRVVHGDYLTAVDLVTAGEVVTPCQPTARSRHGMAIRPLYGDPLAVRLLMACRQDGTPAASADDLFADLTASYMEIAWASEAYRAWLVRHDGLLSVGI; encoded by the coding sequence GTGGAGCTAGAGGTCAGGCATCTTCGCGCATTGTGCGCCATCGCCGACACCGGCAGCGTACGCAAGGCGGCGCGGCAGCTCGGCATGACCCAGCCCTCCCTGACGACCCAGCTCCACCGCATCGAGAAAGCCCTCGGTGGCCAGCTGTTCTTCCGGGAGCCGACCGGCAGCCGGCCCACCCCGCTGGGGCACTCGGTGCTGTGCCGGGCCCGGCCGATCGTGGCCGAAATGCGGGCACTTATCGACGAAGTCGCATCGGCCTCGCACCACGAACGGGGCGCACGGCTGCACATCGGCAGCACCAACAGCCCCGCCGTCGCGGGCTGGCTGCGGCGGCTGCGGGTGCGGCTGCCGGAGACGGACACCACGATACGGGCCGATGTGTCCGCCAACGCACTGCTGCACATGGTGGCGACCGGACAGCTCGACGCCGCCTTCGTCCACGAGGTCGAGGGCGCGCCGCTGCGGGTCCCCGACGGTCTGACCGAGCGGGAACTCGTCGCCAGGGAACCGCAGTTCATCGCGCTGGCGGAGAGCCATCCGGCCGCCGCCTCGTCGGTGGTGCGGGTGGCGGACCTCGCCGACGACCAGTGGATGGTCGACCCGACCGTGGACGGTGAATGGGCCGGGCTGCGCCGGATCTGGGGCGCGGCCGGCATCTCGCCCCGGGTCGTGCACGGCGACTACCTCACCGCGGTCGACCTCGTCACGGCCGGCGAGGTGGTCACCCCCTGCCAGCCGACCGCCCGTTCCCGTCACGGGATGGCGATCCGCCCCCTGTACGGCGACCCGCTGGCCGTCCGCCTCCTCATGGCCTGCCGCCAGGACGGCACCCCGGCCGCCTCCGCGGACGACCTGTTCGCCGATCTGACCGCCTCGTACATGGAGATCGCCTGGGCGAGCGAGGCGTACCGGGCATGGCTGGTGCGCCATGACGGGCTGCTGTCGGTGGGGATCTAG
- the snpA gene encoding snapalysin: MRSPKTALSAALGLGLAAALAAAAPVSAVSLSSPANSPRSTPASIAAYQGSAAEKTDTKAFFEAVIKSARAKMKAHPDAASVTVTYDASAAPTYKSQIAESASIWNGAVQNVKLQEGSGGDFQYKEGDDPRGSYASTDGHGKGYVFLDHKQNQEYNSTRVAAHETGHVLGLPDHYEGPCSELMSGGGPGTSCQNTQPDANERAKVDQLWAKGLAGIRLGTAS, translated from the coding sequence ATGAGATCTCCCAAGACAGCGCTGTCGGCAGCGCTGGGCCTGGGCCTCGCCGCCGCGCTCGCAGCCGCGGCGCCGGTATCGGCAGTCTCCCTCTCCTCCCCCGCCAACTCCCCTCGCAGCACCCCCGCTTCGATCGCCGCCTACCAGGGTTCGGCGGCCGAGAAGACCGACACCAAGGCATTCTTCGAAGCGGTGATCAAGTCGGCCCGGGCCAAGATGAAGGCCCACCCGGACGCGGCCTCGGTCACCGTCACCTACGACGCGAGTGCGGCGCCGACGTACAAGAGCCAGATAGCCGAGAGCGCCTCCATATGGAACGGCGCGGTGCAGAACGTGAAGCTGCAGGAAGGCAGCGGCGGCGACTTCCAGTACAAGGAAGGCGACGACCCGCGCGGTTCGTACGCCAGCACCGACGGCCACGGCAAGGGCTATGTCTTCCTGGACCACAAGCAGAACCAGGAGTACAACTCCACCCGCGTGGCCGCGCACGAGACCGGCCATGTGCTGGGCCTGCCGGACCACTACGAGGGCCCGTGCAGCGAGCTGATGTCCGGCGGCGGCCCCGGCACGTCCTGCCAGAACACCCAGCCGGACGCCAACGAACGCGCCAAGGTGGACCAGCTCTGGGCCAAGGGCCTGGCGGGCATCCGCCTCGGCACGGCCTCCTGA
- a CDS encoding fluoride efflux transporter FluC: MNWLLVVAGAMVGAPLRFLTDRAVQSRHDTVFPWGTFAVNVAGSLILGALTGAAVSGAASSYLQLLLGTGLCGALTTYSTFSYETLRLAVDGARGLAAANVAASVLAGLVAAFAGAAGAQALWG, from the coding sequence GTGAACTGGCTGCTGGTGGTCGCCGGTGCCATGGTCGGGGCGCCGCTGCGGTTCCTGACCGACCGCGCCGTACAGTCCCGGCACGACACGGTCTTCCCCTGGGGGACGTTCGCCGTCAATGTCGCCGGTTCCCTGATCCTCGGGGCGCTGACCGGCGCGGCCGTCTCCGGCGCCGCCTCCTCGTACCTCCAACTGCTCCTGGGCACCGGCCTGTGCGGGGCGCTGACCACGTACTCGACGTTCTCCTACGAGACGCTGCGGCTGGCGGTCGACGGGGCGCGGGGCCTGGCCGCGGCCAATGTCGCGGCGAGCGTCCTGGCCGGGCTCGTGGCCGCGTTCGCCGGTGCGGCCGGCGCGCAGGCGCTGTGGGGCTGA
- the crcB gene encoding fluoride efflux transporter CrcB yields the protein MNERRRRPAPWRGQWPVIGVVAVGGGIGATARYGAALLWPTARGAFPWTTLTVNAVGCALMGLLMVVITEARPSHHLVRPFLGTGILGGFTTFSTYAVDIQRLVEARRPAAAMAYLAVTVLVALAAVWAAVAGTRALLVLRRRTV from the coding sequence ATGAACGAGCGACGCCGCAGGCCGGCGCCCTGGCGGGGCCAGTGGCCGGTGATCGGCGTGGTGGCCGTGGGCGGCGGCATCGGCGCCACGGCCCGTTACGGCGCCGCGCTGCTCTGGCCCACCGCCCGGGGGGCCTTCCCCTGGACCACCCTGACCGTCAACGCCGTCGGCTGCGCGCTGATGGGTCTCCTGATGGTGGTGATCACCGAGGCCCGCCCGTCCCACCACCTGGTGCGCCCCTTCCTCGGCACCGGCATCCTCGGCGGTTTCACCACCTTCTCCACCTACGCCGTCGACATCCAGCGGCTGGTCGAGGCCCGCCGGCCGGCCGCGGCCATGGCGTATCTCGCGGTCACCGTGCTCGTCGCCCTCGCGGCCGTCTGGGCCGCGGTGGCGGGCACCCGCGCACTTCTCGTACTGAGGCGGCGAACGGTATGA
- a CDS encoding isocitrate lyase/PEP mutase family protein, giving the protein MRYGQALRDEIAAEGTTPLIGVHDMYSASIAAGHYDGFFVSGFGFAASYYGLPDIGFIAWPDMAAFVERLRGAFPRHHLLVDIDDGYVDPEVACHVVRRLERSGASGVILEDQKRPRRCGHADGKLVLPLEEYLEKLHQVLAARSDLVVVARTDATEEGDILRRAAALAATDADVVLVDGVRSVEWIRRIRTVTGDKPLLFNQIAGGKSPRLSLSELTGLGVDVAIYSTPCLFAAHRAMETAMAELTYADGRLPAPGEPGGEIGVREATELLARNIGRPQPAPTAPAARPAPPAAGTAAPCVAGAPGRG; this is encoded by the coding sequence TTGCGGTACGGACAAGCGCTGCGCGACGAGATCGCCGCCGAGGGGACGACGCCACTGATCGGCGTCCACGACATGTACTCGGCCTCGATCGCCGCCGGCCACTACGACGGCTTCTTCGTGTCCGGCTTCGGCTTCGCCGCCTCGTACTACGGGCTTCCCGACATCGGGTTCATCGCCTGGCCCGACATGGCCGCCTTCGTGGAGCGGCTGCGCGGCGCCTTCCCCCGTCACCATCTGCTGGTGGACATCGACGACGGCTATGTCGACCCCGAAGTGGCCTGCCATGTGGTGCGGCGCCTGGAGCGCAGCGGCGCGAGCGGGGTGATCCTGGAGGACCAGAAGCGGCCGCGCCGGTGCGGGCACGCGGACGGCAAGCTGGTGCTGCCGCTGGAGGAGTATCTGGAGAAGCTGCACCAGGTGCTCGCCGCCCGCAGCGATCTGGTCGTCGTGGCCCGTACGGACGCCACGGAGGAGGGCGACATCCTGCGGCGGGCCGCGGCGCTGGCCGCCACGGACGCGGATGTGGTGCTCGTGGACGGGGTGCGCAGCGTCGAGTGGATCCGCCGCATCCGTACGGTCACCGGTGACAAGCCGCTGCTGTTCAACCAGATCGCGGGCGGGAAGTCCCCGCGGCTCTCGCTGTCCGAACTGACCGGACTCGGCGTCGACGTGGCCATCTACAGCACCCCGTGCCTGTTCGCCGCGCACCGGGCAATGGAGACCGCGATGGCCGAGCTGACGTACGCGGACGGACGGCTGCCGGCCCCCGGGGAGCCCGGCGGTGAGATCGGGGTCAGGGAGGCCACCGAGCTGCTGGCCCGGAACATCGGCCGGCCGCAGCCCGCACCGACGGCCCCGGCGGCGCGGCCCGCCCCGCCCGCGGCGGGAACGGCCGCCCCGTGCGTGGCCGGTGCACCGGGGCGGGGGTAG
- a CDS encoding magnesium and cobalt transport protein CorA, whose protein sequence is MISNLRKAVRLPQPRTRGVDLSHPARSPLGTAVVNCAVYVDGVRQNGDHPADVAIRRVRDSGNGFVWIGLHEPSEAEFAGIVELFGLHPLAVEDAVQAHQRPKLEHYDDSLFTVFKTVRYVEHDRLTDSSEVVETGEIMVFTGTDFVITVRHGGHGSLGPLREQLESVPEQLALGPSAVLHAVADLVVDDYLEVTADVQIDIDDVESEVFSVRGSGGAGRIYQLKRELLELRRAVAPLDGPMQELATRPMREVDPRITTYFRDVADHLDRVTEQITAFDELLNSILQAHLAQVTVAQNEDMRRISAWVAILAVPTMVCGVYGMNFDHMPEKHWTFGYPLVMVLIFAACWVIHRGFKRNGWL, encoded by the coding sequence ATGATCAGCAATCTCCGTAAGGCCGTCCGGCTGCCGCAGCCGCGCACCCGGGGGGTCGACCTCAGCCACCCGGCCCGTTCGCCGCTCGGCACCGCGGTGGTGAACTGCGCGGTCTACGTGGACGGTGTACGGCAGAACGGCGACCACCCGGCCGATGTGGCGATCCGGCGGGTCCGCGACTCCGGCAATGGATTTGTCTGGATCGGCCTGCATGAGCCGTCCGAGGCGGAATTCGCCGGAATTGTCGAGCTGTTCGGGCTGCACCCGCTCGCCGTCGAGGACGCGGTCCAGGCCCATCAGCGGCCCAAGCTGGAGCACTACGACGACTCGCTGTTCACCGTCTTCAAGACCGTCCGCTATGTCGAGCACGACCGGCTCACCGACAGCAGCGAAGTCGTCGAGACCGGCGAGATCATGGTCTTCACCGGCACCGACTTCGTGATCACCGTGCGGCACGGCGGGCACGGCTCGCTGGGTCCGCTGCGCGAGCAACTGGAGTCCGTGCCGGAGCAGTTGGCGCTCGGCCCGTCCGCCGTGCTGCACGCCGTCGCCGACCTCGTCGTGGACGACTACCTCGAGGTGACGGCCGACGTGCAGATCGACATCGACGACGTCGAGAGCGAGGTCTTCTCGGTCCGCGGCAGCGGTGGCGCCGGCCGGATCTACCAGCTCAAGCGCGAACTGCTGGAACTGCGGCGTGCGGTGGCCCCCCTGGACGGGCCGATGCAGGAGCTGGCGACGCGGCCCATGCGGGAGGTCGACCCCCGGATCACCACGTACTTCCGGGACGTCGCCGACCACCTCGACCGGGTCACCGAACAGATCACCGCCTTCGACGAACTGCTCAACTCCATACTCCAGGCCCATCTCGCCCAGGTCACCGTCGCCCAGAACGAGGACATGCGCCGGATCAGCGCCTGGGTCGCGATCCTGGCCGTGCCGACCATGGTCTGCGGCGTCTACGGCATGAATTTCGACCATATGCCGGAAAAGCACTGGACGTTCGGGTATCCGCTGGTGATGGTGCTGATCTTCGCCGCCTGCTGGGTGATCCACCGCGGCTTCAAGCGGAACGGCTGGCTGTAG
- a CDS encoding helix-turn-helix transcriptional regulator, translating to MSETSARLLRLLSLLQAPREWPGSELAGRLGVTSRTVRRDIERLRELGYPVHATLGKEGGYRLAAGTAMPPLLLDDEEAVAIAVGLRAAAGQAVTGIEEASVRALAKLEQVLPARLRRRVGALGAATVPLPAGDGPAVDPELLSVLAAAVAGQERLRFRYRAGAGPRSSRLVEPHRLVASGRRWYLVAYDNDREDWRIFRVDRLSEPFPTGVRTPPRTPPAADAGAYVRERMQGMAAVHRAVATVRAPAAEVAARLGGPAAGTVEPLDEASCRWRSAPDSLEWLALRLAVLGHEFTVHEPPELAAYLRAMGARVRRAAGAAEADDGEGER from the coding sequence ATGAGTGAGACATCGGCGCGGCTGCTGCGGCTGCTGTCCCTGCTGCAGGCCCCGCGCGAATGGCCCGGCAGCGAGCTGGCCGGGCGGCTGGGGGTCACCTCCCGGACGGTCCGCCGCGACATCGAGCGGCTGCGCGAGCTGGGCTACCCCGTGCACGCCACGCTGGGCAAGGAGGGCGGCTACCGGCTGGCCGCGGGCACCGCGATGCCCCCGCTGCTGCTGGACGACGAGGAGGCGGTGGCCATCGCGGTGGGGCTGCGCGCGGCCGCCGGCCAGGCCGTCACGGGGATCGAGGAGGCGTCCGTGCGGGCGCTCGCCAAACTCGAACAGGTCCTGCCGGCCCGGCTGCGGCGGCGGGTGGGCGCCCTCGGCGCGGCCACCGTGCCGCTGCCGGCCGGCGACGGCCCGGCCGTCGATCCCGAGCTGCTGTCGGTGCTCGCCGCGGCCGTCGCGGGCCAGGAGCGGCTGCGTTTTCGCTACCGGGCGGGCGCCGGTCCCCGCAGCAGCCGCCTGGTGGAGCCGCACCGGCTGGTCGCGTCGGGGCGCCGCTGGTACCTCGTGGCGTACGACAACGACCGGGAGGACTGGCGGATCTTCCGGGTGGACCGGCTGAGCGAGCCGTTCCCCACCGGCGTGCGGACCCCGCCGCGCACACCGCCCGCCGCCGACGCGGGGGCCTATGTCCGCGAGCGGATGCAGGGGATGGCGGCGGTCCACCGGGCGGTGGCGACCGTGCGGGCGCCGGCCGCGGAGGTGGCCGCCCGGCTGGGCGGTCCCGCCGCCGGCACGGTCGAACCGCTCGACGAGGCCTCCTGCCGCTGGCGCAGCGCCCCCGATTCGCTGGAGTGGCTGGCGCTCCGGCTGGCCGTCCTGGGGCACGAGTTCACCGTGCACGAGCCGCCGGAGCTGGCCGCGTATCTGCGGGCGATGGGCGCCCGGGTGCGCCGCGCGGCCGGCGCCGCGGAGGCGGACGACGGGGAGGGTGAGCGGTGA
- a CDS encoding heavy metal translocating P-type ATPase — MTTAIGEHGVELQIGGMTCASCAARIEKKLNRMEGVTATVNYATERAKVTLAEGSGVGTADLIATVEKTGYTAVLPRPPAAAPAAAQRSGGEARGTADSADEAAGTPGGAADPLAALRQRLLISLVLSVPVVLMAMVPPLQFTYWQWLSLTLAAPVVAYGAWPFHRAAWTNLRHGAATMDTLISMGTLAAMGWSLWALFFGTAGMPGMTHPFELTLTRTDGGSALYLEAAAGVTTFILAGRYAEARAKRTAGAALRALLELGAKDVTVLREGREIRVPTAELRIGDRFTVRPGEKIATDGTVREGSSAIDASMLTGESVPVEVSPGDTVTGATVNAGGRLVVEATRVGADTQLARMGRLVEEAQNGKAAAQRLADRISAVFVPVVIALALGTLGYWLATGAGAAAAFTAAVAVLIIACPCALGLATPTALMAGTGRGAQLGILLKGPEVLESTRRVDTVVLDKTGTVTTGVMTLTEVHLAEGATEAEVLRLAGALEHASEHPVARAVATEAAARTGTLPAPAAFANVPGLGVTGEVEGHAVVVGRAQLLERWEQPLPPALATARAEAEARGRTAVAVGWDGAARAVLVVSDAVKPTSAEAVRRLRALGLTPVLLTGDNRAVAASVAAEVGIDEVIAEVLPEDKVAVVERLRSEGRSVAMVGDGVNDAAALATADLGLAMGTGTDAAIEAGDLTLVRGDLRAAADAIRLARATLGTIRTNLFWAFGYNVAALPLAAAGLLNPMIAGAAMAFSSVFVVGNSLRLRRFRALAG, encoded by the coding sequence ATGACCACCGCGATCGGAGAGCACGGCGTCGAGTTGCAGATCGGCGGGATGACCTGCGCCTCGTGCGCCGCCCGCATCGAGAAGAAGCTCAACCGGATGGAGGGCGTCACCGCCACCGTCAACTACGCCACCGAGCGGGCGAAGGTGACCCTCGCGGAGGGCAGCGGCGTCGGCACCGCGGACCTGATCGCCACCGTGGAGAAGACCGGCTACACCGCCGTGCTCCCCCGGCCGCCGGCCGCCGCCCCGGCTGCTGCACAACGCTCCGGCGGCGAGGCCCGCGGCACGGCGGACAGCGCGGACGAAGCAGCGGGCACGCCCGGCGGTGCCGCCGACCCGCTCGCCGCGCTCCGCCAACGGCTGCTGATCTCGCTCGTGCTCTCCGTCCCGGTGGTGCTGATGGCGATGGTGCCGCCGCTGCAGTTCACCTACTGGCAGTGGCTGTCGCTGACGCTGGCCGCGCCGGTGGTGGCGTACGGCGCCTGGCCCTTCCACCGGGCGGCCTGGACGAATCTGCGGCACGGCGCCGCCACGATGGACACCCTGATCTCGATGGGCACCCTCGCCGCCATGGGCTGGTCGCTGTGGGCGCTGTTCTTCGGCACCGCCGGGATGCCGGGGATGACCCACCCCTTCGAGCTGACCCTCACCCGCACCGACGGCGGCAGCGCCCTCTACCTGGAGGCCGCGGCCGGCGTCACGACCTTCATCCTGGCCGGCCGCTATGCCGAGGCCCGCGCGAAGCGGACGGCGGGTGCGGCGCTGCGGGCGCTGCTGGAGCTGGGCGCGAAGGACGTCACCGTGCTGCGCGAGGGCCGCGAGATCCGGGTGCCGACCGCCGAGCTGCGTATCGGTGACCGCTTCACCGTCCGGCCCGGGGAGAAGATCGCCACCGACGGAACGGTGCGGGAGGGCTCCTCCGCCATCGACGCCTCGATGCTCACCGGCGAGTCCGTGCCGGTCGAGGTCTCCCCCGGCGACACCGTCACCGGCGCCACCGTCAACGCGGGCGGCCGGCTGGTCGTCGAGGCCACCCGGGTCGGCGCGGACACCCAGCTCGCCCGGATGGGACGGCTGGTCGAGGAGGCGCAGAACGGGAAGGCCGCGGCGCAGCGGCTGGCCGACCGGATCTCCGCGGTCTTCGTCCCGGTCGTGATCGCGCTCGCCCTGGGCACCCTCGGCTACTGGCTGGCCACCGGCGCGGGCGCGGCGGCCGCCTTCACCGCGGCCGTCGCGGTCCTGATCATCGCCTGTCCGTGCGCGCTGGGTCTGGCCACCCCCACCGCACTGATGGCCGGCACCGGACGCGGCGCCCAGCTCGGCATCCTGCTCAAGGGACCCGAGGTGCTGGAGTCGACCCGGCGGGTGGACACCGTCGTCCTGGACAAGACCGGCACGGTCACCACCGGCGTGATGACGCTGACCGAGGTCCATCTCGCCGAGGGCGCCACGGAAGCCGAGGTGCTGCGGCTGGCCGGCGCGCTGGAGCACGCCTCCGAGCACCCCGTCGCCCGCGCCGTCGCCACGGAGGCCGCGGCCCGCACCGGCACCCTGCCCGCCCCCGCCGCGTTCGCGAACGTCCCGGGCCTGGGCGTGACCGGAGAGGTCGAGGGGCACGCCGTCGTGGTGGGCCGCGCCCAGCTGCTGGAGCGGTGGGAGCAGCCGCTGCCGCCCGCGCTGGCGACTGCCCGGGCGGAGGCCGAAGCCCGGGGCCGTACCGCGGTGGCCGTCGGCTGGGACGGCGCGGCGCGCGCGGTCCTGGTGGTGTCCGACGCGGTGAAGCCCACCAGCGCGGAGGCGGTGCGCCGGCTGCGCGCGCTGGGGCTGACCCCGGTGCTGCTGACCGGCGACAACCGGGCCGTCGCGGCGTCGGTCGCGGCCGAGGTCGGGATCGACGAGGTGATCGCCGAGGTCCTGCCCGAGGACAAGGTGGCGGTGGTGGAGCGGCTGCGGTCCGAGGGCCGCTCGGTCGCCATGGTCGGCGACGGCGTCAACGACGCGGCCGCGCTGGCCACCGCCGACCTGGGGCTGGCGATGGGCACCGGCACCGACGCCGCCATCGAGGCCGGTGACCTCACCCTCGTCCGGGGCGATCTGCGGGCCGCGGCGGACGCCATCCGGCTGGCCCGCGCCACCCTCGGCACCATCCGGACCAATCTGTTCTGGGCCTTCGGCTACAACGTGGCAGCGCTGCCGCTGGCCGCGGCCGGGCTGCTCAACCCGATGATCGCCGGTGCCGCGATGGCCTTCTCGTCGGTCTTCGTCGTCGGCAACAGCCTGCGGCTGCGCCGCTTCCGGGCGCTCGCCGGGTAG
- a CDS encoding beta-ketoacyl-ACP synthase III, with protein MTGSRILALGHYQPSGVLTNEDLARIVDTDDAWIRSRVGIRTRHVAAPDETVDSMAAAAAAKALAASGLAPQDIDLVLVATCTAADRSPNAAARVAARLGLGAPATMDLNVVCSGFTHALATADHAIRAGSTTHALVIGAEKFTDVVDWTDRSTCVLVGDGAGAAVVSASPEPQIGPVLWGSVPQMGGAVRIEGEPARFSQEGQTVYRWATTQLPAIARQVCERSGITPADLAGVVLHQANLRIIEPVAERLGAVNAVVAKDVVDSGNTSAASVPLALSKLVERREIASGDPVLLFAFGGNLSYAGQVIRCP; from the coding sequence ATGACCGGGTCACGCATCCTGGCCCTCGGCCATTACCAGCCCTCCGGCGTGCTCACCAACGAGGACCTGGCAAGGATCGTCGACACCGACGACGCCTGGATCCGCAGCCGGGTCGGTATCCGCACCCGCCATGTCGCCGCTCCGGACGAGACCGTGGACTCGATGGCGGCCGCCGCCGCGGCCAAGGCGCTGGCCGCGAGCGGACTGGCCCCGCAGGACATCGACCTGGTGCTGGTCGCCACCTGCACGGCCGCCGACCGCAGCCCCAACGCCGCCGCCCGGGTCGCCGCCCGGCTCGGCCTCGGCGCCCCGGCCACGATGGACCTCAACGTCGTCTGCTCCGGCTTCACCCATGCGCTGGCCACCGCCGACCACGCCATCCGGGCCGGTTCCACGACCCATGCGCTGGTCATCGGCGCGGAGAAGTTCACCGACGTCGTCGACTGGACCGACCGTTCGACCTGTGTGCTGGTCGGTGACGGGGCGGGCGCCGCCGTGGTCAGCGCCTCGCCCGAGCCGCAGATCGGGCCGGTGCTGTGGGGCTCGGTGCCGCAGATGGGCGGTGCGGTCCGTATCGAGGGCGAGCCGGCCCGCTTCTCCCAGGAGGGCCAGACCGTCTACCGCTGGGCGACCACCCAGCTGCCGGCCATCGCCCGCCAGGTGTGCGAACGCTCCGGGATCACGCCCGCCGACCTCGCCGGGGTGGTGCTCCACCAGGCCAACCTGCGGATCATCGAGCCGGTCGCGGAGCGGCTCGGCGCGGTCAACGCGGTGGTCGCCAAGGACGTCGTCGACTCCGGGAACACCTCCGCGGCCTCCGTCCCGCTCGCGCTGTCCAAACTGGTCGAACGGCGCGAGATCGCCTCCGGCGACCCGGTGCTGCTGTTCGCCTTCGGCGGCAACCTCTCGTACGCGGGCCAGGTCATCCGCTGCCCCTGA